A window from Candidatus Zixiibacteriota bacterium encodes these proteins:
- a CDS encoding sodium-translocating pyrophosphatase: MNGYMILIIGISLASLVFVVWLSRHVLGHDTGSPAMRAISDAIKEGAEAFMRRQYGTIAMLSILLSAIIFVLYGFVRSTHEFDPVQSSIAMAFWITLSFVLGALCSGIAGFIGMWISIRTNIRTASASTRSLNDALRVALRGGAVSGLLVVAMSLLGVGGLFWLVSSTTEIPLGKIPLLIVGYGFGASFVALFAQLGGGIYTKAADVGADLVGKVEAGIPEDDPRNPAVIADLVGDNVGDCAGRGADLFESTAAENIGAMILGAGIALAADKQGLGFAAGIVGVMLFPLIARAFGIIASIIGIMVVKTRDDEDPMKALNRGYTVAVVLAMIGFAVATRWLLYIESSPNAWLYFLGCGLIGVMTSVAFVYITQYYTEYRYRPVREIAEASQTGPATNIITGMAVALECTAIPVIAISIAILSSYFLGEAALPHGGFFGTAVATMGMLATAAYILAMDTFGPITDNAGGIIEMSHQPEEIRRKTDRLDAVGNTTKALTKGYAIGSAALAAFLLFTAYMDEVRNYIGDPEAFHAIDIAKPVVFVGGLLGAMLVMLFSALAIRAVGKAAYYVINDVRQQFKEKPGILKGTEKPDYGRCVDIVTRGALRQMVLPGVLAVGMPIAVGLLFRTFITAEDPLIAAESVAALLMVGTITGVLMATMLNNGGGAWDNAKKWIETGMYGGKGSEAHKASVVGDTVGDPFKDTAGPSLHVLIKLLSTITLVLAPLFI; this comes from the coding sequence CTGAACGGATACATGATCCTGATTATCGGGATTAGTTTGGCAAGCTTGGTCTTTGTCGTTTGGCTCTCCCGCCATGTTCTGGGTCATGACACCGGCAGCCCCGCCATGCGTGCGATCTCCGATGCCATCAAGGAGGGCGCGGAGGCATTCATGCGCCGTCAGTATGGCACCATCGCCATGCTGAGCATTCTGTTGTCAGCCATCATTTTTGTTCTCTACGGGTTCGTCCGATCGACGCACGAGTTCGATCCGGTCCAGTCAAGCATCGCCATGGCATTCTGGATCACGCTGTCGTTCGTCCTGGGGGCCCTGTGCTCGGGAATTGCCGGATTTATCGGAATGTGGATCTCCATTCGCACGAACATCCGGACCGCCAGCGCATCCACTCGCTCGCTCAATGACGCCTTGCGAGTGGCTTTACGTGGCGGCGCAGTTTCCGGGCTTCTGGTTGTCGCCATGAGTCTTCTTGGAGTCGGCGGGCTCTTCTGGCTTGTGAGCAGCACCACGGAAATCCCATTGGGGAAAATCCCCCTGCTGATCGTTGGATATGGGTTCGGCGCATCATTCGTAGCGCTGTTCGCTCAATTGGGAGGAGGGATTTACACCAAGGCGGCCGATGTCGGCGCCGACCTCGTGGGCAAGGTCGAAGCCGGCATCCCGGAGGATGATCCGCGCAATCCCGCTGTGATCGCCGATTTGGTCGGCGACAATGTCGGTGACTGCGCCGGGCGCGGCGCCGATCTCTTCGAGTCGACGGCGGCCGAGAACATCGGCGCAATGATTCTCGGGGCGGGAATTGCACTGGCGGCGGACAAGCAAGGGCTGGGCTTCGCGGCCGGGATCGTCGGCGTCATGCTGTTCCCTCTGATCGCCCGCGCCTTCGGTATCATCGCTTCCATCATCGGCATCATGGTTGTCAAGACCAGGGATGATGAGGACCCGATGAAGGCGCTCAACCGTGGCTATACGGTGGCGGTTGTGCTGGCCATGATCGGTTTTGCCGTTGCCACGCGCTGGCTGCTGTACATCGAGTCCAGCCCCAACGCCTGGCTGTATTTTCTCGGATGCGGCTTGATCGGCGTGATGACTTCGGTGGCATTTGTCTACATCACCCAGTATTACACCGAGTACCGATATCGCCCGGTTAGAGAGATCGCTGAGGCATCGCAGACGGGGCCTGCGACGAACATCATCACGGGCATGGCCGTGGCCCTTGAGTGCACGGCGATCCCGGTCATCGCCATATCGATTGCCATCCTTTCATCTTACTTCCTCGGAGAAGCAGCGTTGCCGCATGGCGGCTTCTTCGGGACGGCTGTCGCCACGATGGGCATGCTGGCAACAGCGGCCTATATCCTGGCGATGGATACTTTCGGGCCGATCACCGACAATGCAGGGGGCATCATCGAGATGTCCCATCAGCCCGAGGAGATTCGACGCAAGACAGACCGGCTGGACGCGGTCGGCAACACTACCAAGGCGCTGACCAAGGGGTATGCAATCGGATCGGCCGCACTCGCGGCATTCCTGCTGTTCACGGCATACATGGATGAGGTTCGCAACTATATCGGCGACCCCGAGGCCTTTCACGCGATCGACATCGCGAAGCCGGTTGTCTTTGTCGGTGGGCTCTTGGGCGCGATGCTGGTCATGCTATTCTCCGCATTGGCGATCCGTGCGGTCGGCAAGGCGGCGTACTATGTCATCAACGATGTTCGCCAGCAGTTCAAGGAAAAGCCCGGCATCTTGAAGGGCACCGAGAAACCCGACTACGGACGCTGTGTCGACATTGTCACGCGCGGGGCGCTGCGTCAGATGGTGTTGCCGGGCGTACTTGCCGTCGGGATGCCGATCGCGGTCGGGCTGTTGTTCCGCACGTTCATCACTGCGGAAGACCCGCTCATCGCGGCGGAGTCGGTGGCGGCGCTGCTGATGGTCGGCACGATTACGGGCGTGCTGATGGCGACCATGCTCAACAACGGCGGCGGGGCCTGGGACAACGCGAAGAAGTGGATTGAGACCGGCATGTACGGCGGCAAGGGATCGGAGGCGCACAAAGCCAGTGTTGTCGGCGACACGGTCGGCGATCCCTTCAAGGACACCGCGGGGCCATCGCTGCACGTGCTGATCAAGCTTCTGTCGACGATTACGCTCGTGTTGGCACCTCTCTTCATCTGA
- a CDS encoding YIP1 family protein — protein MMTETTSEVGMAATPGPVGAAPQMSFPAKLWNLFFDPRKTFASVGRTHEWLILGILVSAISIGGYMPIKSIVKESQMTRTKEALVERGLPEEQQAEILSGMEDNFDNPTYLLFVPVSIFAAMFIVAGVLLFVGNILLGGDLKYLRTLNAYAWTAMIVIPVTLVTVPLVMAKGSMDVSLGLGVLTSPDTGAFMRKLLSSFEIFALWQLWLSSVAVSVMANVKTGRAFGAIFVFWFIWVLAQSGLATLGINFSM, from the coding sequence ATGATGACGGAAACGACCTCTGAAGTGGGAATGGCGGCCACGCCGGGACCGGTTGGTGCCGCGCCGCAGATGAGCTTCCCCGCCAAGCTGTGGAATCTCTTTTTCGACCCGCGCAAGACATTTGCCAGTGTCGGGCGTACGCACGAATGGCTCATTCTCGGGATTCTTGTCTCGGCGATCTCAATCGGCGGCTATATGCCGATCAAATCGATCGTCAAAGAATCGCAGATGACCAGGACCAAGGAAGCGCTCGTGGAGCGTGGTCTCCCCGAGGAGCAACAGGCGGAGATTCTCTCGGGTATGGAGGACAACTTCGACAATCCGACCTACCTGCTCTTCGTGCCGGTATCGATATTCGCCGCGATGTTCATCGTCGCCGGAGTGTTGCTCTTCGTCGGCAACATCCTGCTCGGAGGCGATCTGAAATACCTGCGGACCTTGAATGCGTACGCGTGGACGGCGATGATCGTCATCCCGGTTACACTGGTCACCGTCCCGCTGGTGATGGCCAAGGGCTCGATGGATGTGTCCCTGGGGCTGGGAGTGCTCACATCTCCCGACACGGGCGCATTCATGAGAAAGCTGCTGTCTTCTTTCGAGATATTTGCGCTCTGGCAGCTATGGTTGTCATCGGTCGCAGTGTCGGTTATGGCGAACGTGAAGACGGGCAGGGCGTTCGGCGCGATCTTCGTGTTTTGGTTCATCTGGGTGCTGGCGCAGAGCGGGCTGGCGACTTTGGGAATTAATTTCAGCATGTAG
- a CDS encoding TolC family protein — translation MQRFAKGLICLLVAMSLTAAVNVSRAQDVLTLDQCIDLALTNRGSAEFGLPGAHTSYHRAQQGVWSAWGNLLPSATYGASYSRSNSDSYFDQNSNTFIEALRWSSGLSIRQTVFDGGANAYGVAAAYHSRAAARENYCATVNNLVFGVKEAYFNLLKAIKLVEVQDAAVDRAEESHKTIRSKYELGSASLSEVLKAEVQLGTEQLELLRRQNEVESARARLNTILGRSVDEPFEIEDIGEGVTQTPDYQAALAEALENSPEVQGARAALRLAKDDIGIARASLFPNVGWSYSRGWVAGDFSDLMGFDQNQSWRFSLSADLPLFSAFSRKTMISNARVGVKNAREQLEQSEHSVELGVKQSHLGVELAQRSREVADQTEASAQEDFKLAQEKYNLGAATILDLLDAQASLTSAQNEKVNSLYDHYVAVARLENVIGRGR, via the coding sequence ATGCAGCGATTCGCAAAGGGATTGATTTGTCTGCTTGTTGCAATGAGTCTGACCGCCGCAGTCAATGTGAGCCGTGCCCAGGATGTTCTGACATTGGATCAATGCATCGATTTGGCGCTAACCAATCGCGGGTCGGCGGAATTCGGCCTGCCCGGCGCGCACACATCATACCACCGCGCCCAGCAGGGCGTGTGGTCGGCCTGGGGAAATCTGTTGCCGTCAGCGACATACGGTGCGAGCTATTCCCGCAGCAACAGCGATTCCTATTTTGATCAGAACTCTAACACCTTCATCGAAGCACTCCGGTGGAGCAGCGGCTTGTCAATTCGCCAGACGGTCTTCGACGGCGGCGCCAATGCCTACGGGGTCGCGGCCGCCTATCACTCACGAGCCGCCGCGCGCGAGAACTACTGTGCGACGGTCAACAACCTCGTCTTCGGGGTCAAAGAGGCGTACTTCAATCTCCTGAAAGCCATCAAGCTGGTCGAAGTTCAGGACGCAGCGGTCGATCGCGCCGAAGAGTCGCACAAGACCATTCGCAGCAAATACGAGCTGGGATCGGCGTCGCTCTCGGAGGTGTTGAAGGCCGAGGTCCAGTTGGGGACAGAACAACTCGAGCTGCTCCGCCGCCAAAACGAGGTGGAGAGCGCACGGGCGAGATTGAATACCATCCTCGGACGCTCCGTCGACGAGCCGTTCGAAATCGAGGACATCGGCGAGGGCGTAACGCAGACACCCGACTACCAGGCGGCATTGGCCGAGGCGCTGGAGAACTCACCGGAGGTCCAGGGCGCGCGCGCTGCACTGCGGCTGGCGAAAGACGATATCGGCATTGCGCGCGCGTCCCTGTTCCCGAACGTCGGCTGGAGTTATTCGCGCGGCTGGGTAGCCGGAGATTTCAGCGACCTGATGGGATTCGATCAAAACCAGAGTTGGCGATTCTCGTTGAGCGCCGATTTGCCGCTGTTTTCGGCATTTAGCCGCAAGACGATGATTTCCAATGCCCGCGTCGGCGTCAAGAACGCGCGCGAACAACTCGAGCAATCCGAACACTCCGTTGAGCTGGGCGTGAAGCAATCACACTTGGGCGTCGAGCTGGCACAGCGAAGCCGTGAGGTGGCAGATCAAACCGAGGCCTCAGCGCAGGAAGATTTCAAGCTCGCGCAGGAAAAGTACAATCTCGGCGCGGCGACCATCCTCGACTTGCTGGATGCGCAGGCATCCTTAACATCGGCGCAAAACGAGAAGGTCAATTCGCTCTACGACCACTATGTCGCCGTCGCCCGCCTGGAGAATGTTATCGGACGCGGACGCTGA
- a CDS encoding efflux RND transporter periplasmic adaptor subunit produces the protein MLKKRKKLLIIGGSIAALIIVVVLNLTRSSEKTVSVKVGEVKRGHLVSEVSASGKVQPRTEVNISANVSGEIIAIPIVEGQAVAKGVLLVQIDPRNYEAALRQAEAGLEAGVATLRLEEAQAAEAKLVCERQLALHERGLTSQETFDAARTRYETTQAAAEAARSRMQQARATVDQARENLGYTTIRCPIDGYVTDLRSEVGEIVMGSQTYQASIIMVVSDLSEIEVEIEVDETDIGNVDLQQPVKISLDAFPDTEFVGAVNQVGNSAQISGAGTQDQVTNFLVTVLIIDSVPNIKPGMTATCRITTDRRESALTVPIGAVVLRDESKLKRAGDSVRTESAAPVGEAVAADTEDDGSGGDKPDTDKKPLQGVFVIRDNKAIFTEVETGIADQQNIEVTLGLSEGDTIVVGSFRTLRTLEDGDKVEPEKKGKSDEDA, from the coding sequence ATGCTGAAGAAACGAAAAAAACTCCTGATCATCGGCGGCTCCATCGCGGCCCTGATCATTGTGGTCGTGTTGAACTTGACGCGCTCGTCGGAGAAAACCGTTTCCGTCAAGGTCGGAGAGGTCAAACGCGGTCATCTGGTGTCGGAAGTCTCCGCCTCCGGCAAGGTCCAGCCGCGCACAGAGGTCAATATCTCGGCCAATGTCTCCGGCGAGATTATCGCGATCCCGATCGTCGAGGGGCAGGCCGTCGCCAAAGGTGTGTTGTTGGTCCAAATCGACCCCAGGAATTATGAAGCGGCTCTTCGCCAGGCCGAGGCCGGCTTGGAGGCCGGTGTCGCGACTCTCCGTCTGGAAGAAGCGCAGGCGGCCGAGGCGAAGCTGGTCTGCGAGCGCCAACTGGCACTGCATGAGAGAGGTCTGACATCGCAGGAGACCTTCGATGCGGCACGGACCCGGTACGAAACGACCCAGGCGGCCGCCGAGGCGGCACGCTCGCGCATGCAACAGGCCCGGGCCACGGTCGATCAGGCGCGCGAAAACTTAGGATATACCACCATTCGCTGTCCCATCGACGGGTACGTGACCGACCTGCGCTCGGAGGTCGGCGAAATTGTCATGGGATCGCAAACCTATCAGGCCAGCATCATCATGGTGGTCAGCGATCTCTCGGAAATCGAAGTTGAGATCGAGGTCGACGAGACCGACATCGGCAACGTGGACTTGCAGCAGCCGGTCAAAATCTCACTTGATGCGTTTCCCGACACCGAATTTGTCGGTGCCGTCAACCAAGTCGGAAACTCCGCGCAAATCTCCGGTGCCGGAACGCAGGACCAGGTTACGAATTTCCTGGTCACTGTGCTGATCATCGACAGCGTTCCGAACATCAAGCCCGGCATGACCGCCACCTGCCGGATTACGACCGATCGGCGCGAGAGCGCGTTGACGGTTCCCATCGGCGCCGTAGTGCTTCGCGATGAGTCGAAGCTGAAGCGCGCCGGCGATTCTGTCAGGACAGAGTCGGCCGCACCCGTGGGAGAAGCCGTCGCCGCCGATACGGAGGACGATGGATCCGGCGGCGACAAACCGGATACCGACAAGAAGCCGTTACAGGGCGTCTTCGTGATTCGCGACAACAAGGCAATCTTCACCGAAGTCGAAACCGGCATCGCCGATCAACAGAACATTGAAGTTACGTTGGGTCTCAGCGAGGGGGACACGATTGTGGTGGGCTCATTTCGGACTCTGCGAACGCTCGAAGACGGAGACAAAGTCGAGCCCGAGAAGAAGGGCAAATCCGACGAAGACGCGTAG
- a CDS encoding ABC transporter ATP-binding protein — MLIETKDLWKTYQMGAEEVHALRGVTLAIERGEYMAIMGPSGSGKSTLMNLIGCLDTPTRGTYQLNGRQVATMNDDELARVRNKEIGFVFQTFNLLPRATALHNVELPLIYNGTGGEQRIDMAKHALEMVDLGDRMTHRPNQLSGGQRQRVAIARALVNNPSLILADEPTGNLDTKTGLEIMGLFDRLHVAGNTIILVTHEHDVARYADRIVHIRDGQIEREERGRKDAAA; from the coding sequence ATGTTGATCGAGACGAAAGACCTGTGGAAGACCTACCAGATGGGGGCCGAAGAGGTCCATGCGCTGCGCGGCGTTACGCTGGCGATCGAACGAGGCGAGTACATGGCGATCATGGGGCCGTCGGGCTCGGGAAAGTCCACTCTGATGAACCTGATCGGCTGCCTGGACACGCCGACGCGCGGAACATACCAGCTCAACGGGCGTCAGGTCGCGACCATGAACGATGACGAGTTGGCCCGCGTGCGGAACAAGGAGATCGGGTTTGTCTTTCAGACCTTCAACCTGTTGCCGCGTGCCACGGCGCTGCACAATGTCGAGCTGCCGCTCATCTACAACGGCACCGGCGGCGAGCAGCGCATCGATATGGCAAAACACGCGCTGGAAATGGTCGATCTGGGCGATCGCATGACGCATCGCCCGAACCAGCTTTCCGGCGGACAGCGGCAGCGTGTGGCCATCGCGCGGGCACTGGTCAACAATCCGTCGCTGATCTTAGCCGACGAACCGACCGGAAACCTCGACACCAAGACCGGTCTGGAGATTATGGGCCTCTTCGACCGCCTGCACGTAGCCGGCAATACGATCATTCTCGTGACGCACGAGCACGACGTGGCGCGTTACGCCGACCGAATCGTCCACATCCGCGACGGTCAGATCGAGCGCGAGGAGCGCGGCCGCAAAGATGCCGCCGCCTGA